One genomic region from Yarrowia lipolytica chromosome 1C, complete sequence encodes:
- a CDS encoding uncharacterized protein (Compare to YALI0C07326g, weakly similar to uniprot|O14249 Schizosaccharomyces pombe Hypothetical protein C6G10.03c in chromosome I): MPTEQVNDTPITPERRELKVPNKANPLSVAESFKQYFFADGIEKAEFKVLSMLPFFPETDGKRKAKVCETEIKKNTYINDFHITNTEQPAYDSSSSRTLVMLHGWGTGMGLWFENLDAISSLPGWNVHVLDNPGMGRSTRETFNISQHKDDPDGRKMVAETEEWYLSRLEAWREKKGLERFVLLGHSLGGYIASIYAMKYPNRVERLILVSPVGVEHINGVSLDGSISDGSDGAGAVNGAERPSSAGSSSTAPSNASSKQPLGLHAGSMAPVESPDTPQSPGATSNDSNLGTQPTGEDSVVSQEEPHPGREFEVGEFDDIPDDIFSSLKPVVSENQIDVHLGADLEKRREQNKLLAYMWQSHYSFIGAVRIAGPMGPKLVARWSYIRFQQLPTEQRDIMHIYAYRIFAGKASGERGLTRLMAPFCIARLPIIDRITKIKCPSFWIYGENDWMNTSAGHEAAKRLNKLGRPAYYKIVAEAGHHIYLDNIDAFNKSVVNYLRDADEDGRI, from the coding sequence ATGCCGACCGAACAAGTAAACGACACTCCTATCACCCCCGAACGACGGGAGCTCAAGGTACCTAACAAGGCCAACCCACTGAGCGTGGCAGAGTCGTTCAAGCAGTACTTTTTTGCCGACGGCATCGAAAAGGCAGAGTTCAAGGTGCTGTCCATGCTTCCCTTCTTTCCTGAAACAGATGGAAAGCGAAAAGCCAAGGTCTGCGAAACAGAGATCAAAAAGAACACTTACATCAACGACTTCCATATCACCAATACCGAGCAGCCGGCTTACGACTCTTCGTCTTCCCGAACACTTGTCATGCTGCACGGCTGGGGAACAGGTATGGGTCTGTGGTTTGAAAACCTCGACGCTATCAGTAGCTTGCCAGGTTGGAATGTCCACGTGCTCGACAACCCTGGAATGGGACGATCTACGCGAGAAACGTTCAACATCAGCCAGCATAAGGATGATCCTGATGGACGAAAAATGGTGGCCGAAACAGAAGAGTGGTACTTATCCAGACTGGAGGCTTGGCGTGAAAAAAAGGGCCTGGAGCGATTCGTGCTACTGGGACACTCTCTCGGAGGATACATTGCTTCTATTTACGCCATGAAGTACCCCAACCGCGTCGAGCGACTCATTCTGGTGTCTCCTGTCGGCGTGGAACACATTAATGGTGTTTCTCTAGATGGATCTATTTCCGATGGCAGTGATGGAGCCGGGGCCGTGAATGGAGCTGAAAGACCTTCTAGTGCCGGATCATCGTCTACTGCACCCTCAAATGCATCCTCTAAACAACCCCTGGGACTCCATGCTGGATCTATGGCTCCTGTTGAGTCTCCTGACACTCCTCAGTCGCCTGGAGCTACCTCGAACGATTCCAACCTCGGAACTCAACCAACCGGAGAGGACTCTGTCGTGTCTCAAGAAGAGCCTCATCCTGGAAGAGAGTTTGAAGTCGGTGAGTTTGACGATATCCCCGATGATATTTTTTCGTCGCTTAAACCCGTCGTGTCTGAGAACCAGATTGACGTCCATCTTGGTGCGGACCTCGAGAAGCGACGAGAACAAAACAAGCTGCTGGCATATATGTGGCAGTCGCATTACTCCTTCATTGGGGCTGTTCGTATTGCTGGACCCATGGGCCCCAAACTGGTGGCTCGATGGAGTTACATTCggttccagcagctgccaACCGAGCAACGAGACATTATGCATATATACGCCTACCGTATTTTTGCTGGCAAGGCGTCTGGGGAGCGAGGTCTGACACGTCTCATGGCGCCTTTCTGCATTGCTCGACTACCCATCATTGACCGAATCACCAAAATCAAGTGTCCTTCTTTCTGGATCTACGGCGAAAACGACTGGATGAACACTTCTGCAGGACATGAAGCTGCCAAGAGGCTCAACAAGCTTGGACGTCCCGCTTACTACAAGATTGTGGCTGAGGCTGGTCATCACATCTACCTTGATAACATCGATGCCTTCAACAAGAGTGTTGTCAACTATCTCAGGGATGCTGATGAGGATGGACGTATATAG